In Streptomyces qaidamensis, one DNA window encodes the following:
- a CDS encoding GGDEF domain-containing protein, protein MHSWTDTLRFAFQPVVNLTTGAVAGLEILARPETGDILGEARRDPGLDCRLAVSAVRAAARRETLLPLFVNVFAGTVADLGGLPSLHDAVREAGRLPWEVTVDLCPPYTHVPQQALLEAVATLRGQGFRICADGIGEGDVPLRLLSDLSPGLLKLDASLLARPAVVRSMRTLCDGLGALLAVEGVETEGQCAAALAGGAQLAQGELFAPPARLPAADVYVPPRSPAEVAAPRTGPSVREFVRPAALLPATASAGQVRALLTGSPDVSGVLLVDTTGVPVRSVHRSRFLLSMSGRYGHALYADRPAAKLGDPPRTVGVDATAWEVLDVVAVGGQDRTSDDVAVVDEYGRCVGAVRLADLVRALAETRVEEAAGLNPLTRLPGSDAITGEVDRRIAAGRAFALSWLDVDHFKQVNDGAGFAAGDELIRAVGRALQRAATEGARVGHIGGDDFLVLADPDGLDPLAASLLDADWSAGGRPVTLSLATLLCTPGSVTDHRQAAACLAPLKKAAKALHGASWVLGRAGVPGHEARRGSRPAPASAGCGVAAETGVQGV, encoded by the coding sequence GTGCACTCCTGGACGGACACTCTCCGCTTCGCCTTCCAACCGGTGGTCAATCTGACGACCGGCGCGGTCGCGGGGCTGGAGATACTCGCCCGGCCGGAGACCGGTGACATTCTTGGCGAGGCCCGCCGGGACCCCGGGCTCGACTGCCGGCTGGCGGTGTCGGCGGTTCGCGCGGCGGCGCGCAGGGAGACCTTGCTTCCGCTGTTCGTCAACGTGTTCGCCGGGACAGTCGCGGACCTCGGCGGGCTCCCGTCGCTGCATGACGCAGTGCGGGAGGCGGGGCGGCTGCCCTGGGAAGTCACGGTCGATCTCTGCCCGCCGTACACGCATGTGCCGCAGCAGGCTCTGCTGGAGGCGGTGGCCACGCTGCGCGGGCAGGGCTTCCGGATCTGCGCGGACGGGATCGGGGAGGGGGACGTGCCCTTGCGGCTGCTCTCGGACCTCTCCCCCGGCCTGCTGAAGCTGGACGCGTCGCTGCTGGCACGACCGGCGGTGGTGCGGTCGATGCGGACGCTGTGCGACGGGCTGGGGGCGCTCCTGGCCGTGGAGGGCGTGGAGACCGAGGGGCAGTGTGCGGCGGCGCTGGCGGGCGGGGCGCAGCTGGCGCAGGGGGAGCTGTTCGCACCGCCGGCGCGCCTGCCCGCCGCAGACGTCTACGTCCCGCCACGCTCCCCCGCCGAGGTGGCCGCTCCGCGAACCGGGCCGTCGGTGCGGGAGTTCGTCCGGCCGGCCGCTCTGCTGCCGGCCACCGCGTCCGCGGGGCAGGTGCGCGCCCTGCTGACAGGGTCGCCGGACGTGTCCGGGGTGCTGCTCGTGGACACCACCGGCGTGCCGGTCCGGTCGGTGCACCGCTCCCGCTTCCTGCTGTCGATGTCGGGGCGCTACGGACACGCCCTGTACGCCGACCGGCCCGCGGCCAAGCTCGGTGACCCACCGCGGACGGTGGGCGTCGACGCCACGGCCTGGGAGGTCCTGGACGTGGTAGCGGTCGGAGGGCAGGACCGTACGTCGGACGACGTTGCCGTGGTGGACGAGTACGGGCGATGTGTGGGGGCCGTGCGGCTCGCGGACCTCGTGCGGGCGCTGGCGGAGACACGGGTGGAGGAGGCGGCGGGGCTCAATCCGCTGACGCGGCTGCCCGGCTCGGACGCGATCACCGGCGAGGTGGACCGGCGGATCGCTGCGGGTCGGGCGTTCGCGTTGAGCTGGCTGGACGTCGACCACTTCAAGCAGGTCAACGACGGGGCCGGCTTCGCGGCGGGCGACGAGCTGATCCGGGCGGTGGGCCGGGCGCTGCAACGGGCCGCGACGGAGGGAGCGCGCGTGGGGCACATCGGCGGGGACGACTTCCTGGTGCTCGCCGATCCGGACGGTCTCGATCCGCTGGCCGCTTCCCTGCTGGACGCCGACTGGTCGGCCGGGGGCCGGCCGGTCACGCTGTCCCTCGCGACGTTGCTGTGCACGCCGGGCAGTGTGACCGACCACCGGCAGGCGGCTGCCTGCCTGGCTCCGCTGAAGAAGGCGGCGAAGGCGTTGCACGGGGCGAGTTGGGTGCTGGGCCGGGCGGGCGTGCCGGGCCATGAGGCCCGCAGGGGCTCGCGACCGGCGCCGGCGTCGGCGGGGTGCGGGGTGGCGGCCGAGACGGGCGTGCAGGGCGTCTGA
- a CDS encoding MIP/aquaporin family protein, which produces MTNGDIFVGEMIGTAILVLFGAGVCAAVTLRFSKARAAGWVVIAFGWGFGVLAGAYTAAPLSGGHINPAVTLGLAVDTGVWDKVWIYLLGQIVGAMLGAVLAYLIYFAQFQANVRKTGTTEGTVDEPVPTLGIFSTIPEIRNPVANLMTEILATIALVLPILALVGDDRVVQGVGIGPIPGEAAGIYGSGISILLVSLLVVGIGLSLGGPTGYAINPARDLGPRIVHQFLPIPNKGTTDWGYAWVPVIGPAVGGILGALIYNAAF; this is translated from the coding sequence ATGACTAACGGAGACATTTTCGTCGGCGAGATGATCGGCACGGCGATTCTGGTCCTGTTCGGTGCCGGCGTGTGTGCCGCCGTCACCCTCAGATTCTCGAAAGCGCGAGCCGCCGGATGGGTGGTGATCGCGTTCGGCTGGGGCTTCGGCGTGCTGGCAGGCGCGTACACCGCCGCTCCCCTCTCCGGGGGACACATCAACCCGGCGGTCACGCTGGGTCTGGCCGTCGACACGGGCGTGTGGGACAAGGTCTGGATCTACCTGCTCGGGCAGATCGTGGGCGCCATGCTGGGCGCGGTCCTCGCCTACTTGATCTACTTCGCCCAGTTCCAGGCAAACGTGCGGAAGACGGGCACCACCGAAGGCACGGTGGACGAACCGGTTCCCACCCTGGGCATCTTCTCCACCATCCCTGAGATCCGGAACCCGGTCGCCAACCTGATGACGGAGATCCTGGCGACCATCGCCCTGGTGCTGCCCATCCTGGCCTTGGTGGGTGACGACAGGGTCGTCCAGGGAGTCGGCATCGGCCCGATCCCGGGCGAAGCCGCGGGGATCTACGGCTCCGGCATCTCGATCCTGCTGGTGTCCCTGCTGGTCGTAGGCATCGGCCTGTCGCTCGGTGGGCCCACCGGATATGCGATCAACCCGGCTCGTGACCTCGGTCCGCGCATCGTGCACCAGTTCCTGCCGATCCCGAACAAGGGAACCACCGACTGGGGGTACGCGTGGGTCCCGGTGATAGGGCCTGCGGTCGGCGGCATTCTCGGGGCGCTCATCTACAACGCAGCCTTCTGA
- a CDS encoding TIM-barrel domain-containing protein produces MNGRDLVRSVRAVASVGAAQGVRTVRAAWRRHRADATGLPARGAERARVPGLVEDAEPGPGGGVVRFSRSELRILVAVNGAVFWGWDGAEPEPSYALAGRCPEPDPRAVLEPDKDGGWRVVAERATVVVSRHGAVEVLTPGGVSLRRDLPPRWWEPVGGGPARWMQRSEVGADARFFGLGGRASGPRLPDGTYRLWNTDPGRSFSPGDDPLYITMPVQLVVCDGGTHLAFHDSSWDGTVTLREGEEGAGSGHDRAGTSELRMDGGPLRCWVMVGTPARVLLAWASLTGAPALPPAWALGHHHARWGFGSEQEVRRIVTGYLEHGLPLDAVHLDIDHLEGHQVFTVDQDRFPKLSVLAEELRRDGVRLVSIVDPAVKALPGHEVYDGGTTEDAFVRGASGGVVEGVAWSGEAVFPDFTHARVRAWWGGLYEERLAQGFSGFWHDLNEPTSFTAFGESTLPRSARHSLEGRGGDHREAHNVYALCMARAAYEGLRKLAPEERPFLFSRSGWAGMQRYGGTWSGDVATGWPGLRASLALVMGLGLCGVPYSGPDVGGFDGDPSPELYLRWFQLGAYLPLFRTHASRRAGRREPWEFGGDVLEHARVALVERRRLLPYFMTLAHLARRTGAPYVRPLWWTAPEERALRECQDAFLLGDSLLVAPVLDPGADRRAVQLPRGRWYDTATGQAYEGPGKVLVDAPLSRIPVLARAGAVLPVRGEDGGLELEVWAPALGRTGGGLVVPDGGDGWDEPEIERYTARWRGSRVVVEREGEDGGGAPPYPVRVRGAVER; encoded by the coding sequence ATGAACGGTCGTGACCTGGTGCGTTCGGTGAGAGCGGTGGCTTCGGTGGGGGCGGCGCAGGGTGTGCGTACCGTACGAGCAGCGTGGCGCAGGCACCGGGCCGACGCCACCGGGCTGCCGGCACGGGGGGCGGAGCGTGCGCGGGTGCCCGGGCTCGTGGAGGACGCGGAGCCGGGGCCGGGGGGCGGTGTCGTCCGGTTCAGCCGGTCGGAGCTGCGGATTCTGGTCGCCGTGAACGGGGCCGTGTTCTGGGGCTGGGACGGGGCGGAGCCCGAGCCGTCGTACGCGCTGGCCGGCCGCTGCCCGGAGCCCGATCCGCGTGCGGTCCTGGAGCCGGACAAGGACGGCGGCTGGCGTGTGGTGGCCGAGCGGGCGACGGTGGTGGTCTCGCGGCACGGTGCGGTGGAGGTGCTCACTCCGGGTGGTGTGAGCCTGCGGCGTGATCTGCCGCCGCGGTGGTGGGAGCCGGTCGGTGGTGGCCCGGCGCGCTGGATGCAGCGGTCCGAGGTAGGCGCCGACGCGCGGTTCTTCGGACTCGGGGGGCGTGCCTCGGGTCCTCGGCTGCCGGACGGGACGTACCGGCTGTGGAACACCGATCCGGGCCGTTCCTTCTCGCCTGGTGACGACCCGCTGTACATCACGATGCCGGTGCAGCTGGTGGTGTGCGACGGAGGTACGCATCTGGCGTTCCACGACAGCTCGTGGGACGGCACGGTGACGCTGCGGGAGGGCGAGGAGGGCGCGGGTTCCGGGCACGACCGTGCCGGGACGAGCGAGCTGCGGATGGACGGTGGTCCGCTGCGCTGCTGGGTGATGGTGGGCACTCCCGCGCGCGTGCTGCTCGCCTGGGCGTCGCTCACCGGGGCGCCCGCGCTGCCGCCCGCGTGGGCGCTCGGGCACCATCACGCGCGGTGGGGGTTCGGCAGCGAGCAGGAGGTGCGGCGGATCGTCACGGGATACCTGGAACACGGTCTGCCGCTGGATGCCGTGCACCTGGACATCGACCACCTGGAGGGACATCAGGTCTTCACCGTCGACCAGGACCGCTTCCCGAAGCTGTCCGTCCTGGCCGAGGAGCTCCGGCGGGACGGCGTCAGGCTGGTGTCGATCGTCGACCCGGCTGTGAAGGCCCTGCCCGGCCATGAGGTGTACGACGGTGGGACCACCGAGGACGCGTTCGTGAGGGGCGCCTCGGGGGGCGTGGTGGAGGGGGTCGCGTGGTCCGGGGAGGCGGTGTTTCCCGATTTCACGCACGCGCGTGTGCGTGCGTGGTGGGGCGGGCTCTACGAGGAGCGGCTCGCCCAGGGCTTCTCGGGCTTCTGGCACGACCTGAACGAACCCACGTCGTTCACCGCCTTCGGTGAGTCGACGCTGCCGCGGTCGGCCCGGCACTCCCTGGAGGGGCGGGGCGGTGACCATCGCGAGGCGCACAACGTGTACGCCCTGTGCATGGCCAGGGCGGCCTACGAGGGGCTGCGGAAGCTCGCTCCCGAGGAGCGGCCGTTCCTGTTCTCCCGCTCCGGATGGGCCGGCATGCAGCGCTACGGAGGGACGTGGTCGGGGGACGTGGCCACCGGCTGGCCGGGGCTGCGGGCCTCTCTGGCCCTGGTGATGGGGCTCGGGCTGTGCGGTGTCCCGTACTCGGGGCCTGACGTCGGGGGCTTCGACGGGGATCCGTCCCCCGAGCTGTACCTGCGGTGGTTCCAGCTGGGCGCTTATCTGCCGCTGTTCCGTACGCATGCGAGTCGGCGGGCGGGGCGCCGGGAGCCGTGGGAGTTCGGTGGCGATGTGCTGGAGCACGCGCGGGTGGCGCTCGTCGAACGCCGGCGGCTGCTGCCGTACTTCATGACGCTGGCGCATCTGGCGCGGCGTACGGGAGCGCCCTATGTGCGGCCTCTGTGGTGGACGGCGCCGGAGGAGCGGGCGCTGCGGGAGTGTCAGGACGCCTTTCTGCTGGGTGACAGCCTGCTGGTGGCGCCGGTGCTGGACCCGGGCGCCGACCGGCGTGCGGTGCAGTTGCCGCGGGGGCGCTGGTACGACACCGCGACAGGGCAGGCGTACGAAGGGCCGGGGAAGGTGCTGGTCGATGCGCCCCTGTCACGCATCCCCGTGTTGGCCCGCGCGGGTGCCGTGCTTCCGGTGCGTGGGGAGGACGGGGGGCTGGAACTGGAGGTGTGGGCGCCCGCCCTGGGGCGGACCGGGGGCGGGCTGGTGGTGCCGGACGGTGGCGACGGGTGGGACGAGCCGGAGATCGAGCGCTACACCGCTCGGTGGAGGGGCTCGCGGGTGGTCGTGGAGCGGGAGGGTGAGGACGGCGGGGGCGCGCCGCCCTATCCGGTGCGCGTCCGCGGGGCCGTGGAGCGGTGA
- the ptsP gene encoding phosphoenolpyruvate--protein phosphotransferase, with translation METTLRGVGVSHGVAIGEVRHMGTAVLEPPAKQIPAEEAEREQGRARKAVEAVAADLMARGNLAGGEAQAVLEAQAMMAQDPELMADVERRIAVGSTAERGVYDAFASYRELLAGAGEYLAGRVADLDDVRNRIVARLLGVPMPGVPDSDEPYVLVARDLAPADTALLDPTLVLGFVTEEGGPTSHSAILARALGVPAVVALPGAGELAEGTMIAVDGSTGEIFVDPSDEKKARLEAAAAERKAALAASTGPGATADGHKVPLLANIGGPADVAAAVEAGAEGVGLFRTEFLFLDDSKQAPSEEKQVAAYRQVLEAFPEGRVVVRVLDAGADKPLDFLTPADEPNPALGVRGLRTLLDHPEVLRTQLTALAKAAEGLPVYLEVMAPMVADRTDARAFADACRAAGLRAKFGAMVEIPSAALRARSILQEVEFLSLGTNDLAQYTFAADRQVGAVSRLQDPWQPALLDLVELSAEAAKAEGKSCGVCGEAASDPLLACVLTGLGVTSLSMGAASIPYVRATLAKYTLAQCERAAAAARATDSAEDARSAAQAVLSGE, from the coding sequence ATGGAGACAACGCTGCGAGGCGTCGGGGTGAGCCACGGTGTGGCCATCGGCGAGGTTCGGCACATGGGAACGGCGGTGCTTGAGCCGCCCGCGAAGCAGATCCCGGCGGAAGAGGCGGAGCGTGAGCAGGGGCGCGCCCGCAAGGCCGTGGAGGCGGTGGCGGCTGACCTGATGGCGCGCGGCAACCTGGCCGGCGGTGAAGCCCAGGCCGTACTCGAGGCGCAGGCCATGATGGCCCAGGACCCCGAGTTGATGGCCGATGTGGAGCGGCGGATCGCCGTCGGCAGCACGGCGGAGCGCGGGGTGTACGACGCGTTCGCCTCCTACCGCGAGCTGCTGGCGGGAGCCGGTGAGTACCTGGCTGGTCGCGTGGCCGACCTCGACGACGTGCGGAATCGTATCGTCGCCCGTCTGCTGGGGGTGCCGATGCCGGGTGTCCCCGACAGCGACGAGCCCTACGTCCTGGTTGCCCGTGACCTCGCTCCGGCCGACACCGCGCTGCTGGACCCGACTCTGGTGCTCGGCTTCGTCACCGAGGAGGGCGGTCCGACCAGCCACAGCGCGATTCTGGCTCGGGCGCTCGGTGTGCCGGCCGTGGTGGCGCTGCCGGGTGCCGGTGAGCTCGCCGAGGGCACGATGATCGCGGTCGACGGCAGCACGGGCGAGATCTTCGTGGACCCGAGCGACGAGAAGAAGGCTCGGCTCGAGGCCGCGGCCGCCGAGCGCAAAGCCGCGTTGGCTGCGTCCACCGGGCCCGGTGCCACTGCGGACGGTCACAAGGTGCCGCTGCTCGCGAACATCGGCGGTCCCGCTGATGTGGCGGCCGCCGTCGAGGCCGGTGCCGAGGGAGTGGGTCTCTTCCGTACCGAGTTCCTCTTCCTGGACGACAGCAAGCAGGCGCCCTCCGAGGAGAAGCAGGTCGCTGCGTACCGGCAGGTGCTCGAGGCGTTCCCCGAGGGGCGTGTCGTGGTGCGGGTGCTGGACGCGGGCGCGGACAAGCCGCTCGACTTCCTCACGCCGGCCGACGAGCCGAACCCGGCGCTCGGTGTGCGGGGTCTGCGGACGCTCCTCGACCACCCGGAGGTCCTTCGTACCCAGCTGACCGCGCTGGCCAAGGCCGCGGAGGGGCTGCCCGTCTACCTTGAGGTCATGGCCCCGATGGTGGCGGACCGTACGGATGCCCGGGCCTTCGCGGATGCCTGCCGTGCTGCTGGGCTGCGGGCGAAGTTCGGCGCGATGGTCGAGATCCCGTCGGCCGCGCTGCGAGCCCGCTCGATCCTTCAGGAGGTTGAGTTCCTGTCGCTGGGGACGAACGATCTCGCTCAGTACACCTTCGCCGCCGACCGTCAGGTGGGCGCTGTGTCCCGTCTGCAGGATCCGTGGCAGCCCGCTCTGCTCGACCTGGTGGAACTGTCCGCCGAGGCGGCCAAGGCCGAGGGCAAGAGCTGTGGTGTCTGCGGTGAGGCCGCGTCCGACCCGCTGCTCGCGTGTGTGCTGACCGGTCTGGGCGTCACCTCTCTCTCGATGGGTGCCGCGTCGATTCCCTATGTCCGGGCGACGCTGGCGAAGTACACGCTGGCGCAGTGCGAGCGGGCCGCTGCGGCGGCTCGGGCGACGGACAGCGCTGAGGACGCGCGCAGCGCCGCGCAGGCGGTGCTGTCGGGCGAATAG
- a CDS encoding acetoacetate--CoA ligase, with the protein MPTDRFQPLWQPDPGRIARARITRFQAWAAEHHGAPAEGGYAALQRWSVDDLDTFWKAVTEWFDVRFSHPYARVLGDRSMPGAQWFPEATLNYAEHALRAADSRADEPALLHVDETHEPRPVTWAELRRQVGSLAAELRALGVRPGDRVSGYLPNVPQAVVALLATAAVGAVWTSCAPDFGARSVLDRFQQVEPVVLFTVDGYRYGGKEHDRREVVAELRHELPTLRAVIHIPLLGTEAPQGALEWSALTSADPDPVFEQVPFDHPLWVLYSSGTTGLPKAIVQSQGGILVEHLKQLGLHCDLGPEDRFFWYTSTGWMMWNFLVSGLLTGTTIVLYDGSPGYPDTGAQWRIAERTKATLYGTSAAYVMACRKAGVHPSRDFDLSSVQCVATTGSPLPPDGFRWLHDEVRDDLWIASVSGGTDVCSCFAGAVPTLPVHVGELQAPCLGTDLQSWNTDGSPLIDEVGELVVTNPMPSMPIHFWNDPDGSRYHDSYFDTYPGVWRHGDWITVTSRGSVVIHGRSDSTLNRQGVRMGSADIYEAVERLPEIRESLVIGMEQPDGGYWMPLFVHLAPGAVLDEALLNRIRQTIREQLSPRHVPDEIIEVPGVPHTLTGKRIEVPVKRLLQGTPLEKAVNPGSIDNLDLLSFYEDLARKRA; encoded by the coding sequence ATGCCGACCGACCGTTTCCAGCCGCTCTGGCAGCCCGACCCCGGGCGCATCGCCCGGGCACGGATCACCAGGTTCCAGGCCTGGGCCGCCGAACACCACGGCGCCCCCGCCGAAGGCGGCTACGCGGCCCTGCAGCGCTGGTCCGTCGACGACCTGGACACCTTCTGGAAAGCCGTCACCGAGTGGTTCGACGTCCGCTTCTCGCACCCCTACGCGCGCGTGCTGGGCGACCGCTCGATGCCGGGTGCCCAGTGGTTCCCCGAAGCGACCCTCAACTACGCCGAACACGCCCTGCGCGCGGCCGACAGCCGCGCGGACGAACCGGCCCTCCTCCACGTCGACGAGACCCACGAACCACGCCCCGTCACCTGGGCCGAGCTGCGCCGCCAGGTCGGCTCCCTCGCCGCCGAACTGCGCGCCCTCGGAGTACGCCCCGGCGACCGCGTCAGCGGCTACCTCCCGAACGTCCCGCAGGCGGTGGTCGCCCTCCTCGCCACAGCCGCCGTAGGCGCGGTCTGGACGTCCTGTGCGCCCGACTTCGGCGCCCGCAGTGTCCTCGACCGCTTCCAGCAGGTCGAACCGGTCGTGCTCTTCACGGTCGACGGCTACCGCTACGGCGGCAAGGAGCACGACCGACGCGAGGTCGTCGCCGAACTGCGCCACGAGCTGCCCACCCTGCGCGCAGTGATCCACATCCCGCTCCTCGGCACCGAGGCACCCCAGGGAGCCCTGGAGTGGTCGGCCCTGACCTCGGCCGACCCGGACCCCGTCTTCGAGCAGGTGCCCTTCGACCACCCCCTGTGGGTGCTCTACTCCTCCGGCACGACGGGCCTGCCCAAGGCCATCGTCCAGTCCCAGGGCGGCATCCTGGTCGAGCACCTCAAGCAACTCGGCCTGCACTGCGACCTCGGCCCCGAGGACCGCTTCTTCTGGTACACCTCGACCGGCTGGATGATGTGGAACTTCCTCGTCTCCGGCCTGCTCACCGGCACCACGATCGTCCTCTACGACGGCAGCCCCGGCTACCCCGACACCGGCGCCCAGTGGCGCATCGCCGAACGCACGAAGGCCACCCTGTACGGCACCTCCGCCGCCTACGTCATGGCCTGCCGCAAGGCGGGCGTGCATCCCTCCCGCGACTTCGACCTCTCCTCGGTCCAGTGCGTCGCCACCACAGGCTCGCCCCTGCCGCCCGACGGCTTCCGCTGGCTCCACGACGAGGTCCGCGACGACCTGTGGATCGCCTCCGTCAGCGGCGGCACCGACGTGTGCTCCTGCTTCGCCGGAGCCGTACCGACCCTCCCGGTCCACGTCGGCGAGCTCCAGGCCCCGTGCCTCGGCACCGACCTCCAGTCCTGGAACACCGACGGCAGCCCCCTCATCGACGAGGTCGGCGAACTCGTCGTCACCAACCCCATGCCGTCGATGCCCATCCACTTCTGGAACGACCCCGACGGCAGCCGCTACCACGACAGCTACTTCGACACCTACCCCGGTGTGTGGCGGCACGGCGACTGGATCACCGTCACCTCCCGCGGATCCGTCGTCATCCACGGCCGCTCCGACTCCACGCTCAACCGCCAGGGCGTCCGCATGGGATCCGCCGACATCTACGAAGCCGTCGAGCGGCTCCCCGAGATCAGGGAGTCCCTCGTCATCGGCATGGAGCAGCCCGACGGCGGCTACTGGATGCCCCTCTTCGTGCACCTGGCCCCTGGAGCCGTCCTCGACGAGGCCCTGCTGAACCGCATCAGGCAGACGATCCGCGAGCAGCTGTCTCCGCGCCACGTCCCCGACGAGATCATCGAAGTACCCGGCGTCCCGCACACCCTCACCGGCAAGCGCATCGAGGTCCCCGTCAAGCGCCTCCTCCAGGGCACCCCGCTGGAGAAGGCGGTCAACCCGGGCTCCATCGACAACCTCGACCTGCTGAGCTTCTACGAGGACCTGGCCCGTAAGCGCGCCTGA
- a CDS encoding NUDIX domain-containing protein, with the protein MSENQHSASNSAPNSHCSSCGAPYGEGVTGWPRTCPVCGAVAYRNPLPVAVALQPVYDTQGTALVVITRTIAPARGGIALPGGYIDDREDWRQAVIRELREETGIDAAGRDVRLADAMSSPDGHLLLFGLLPERPAEGLPSSAATDETAGWHLLRRPEELAFPLHTLAVRAWFEGRYI; encoded by the coding sequence GTGTCCGAGAATCAGCACTCCGCTTCCAACTCCGCGCCGAACTCCCACTGTTCGAGCTGCGGAGCGCCCTACGGAGAGGGCGTCACCGGCTGGCCCCGCACCTGCCCGGTGTGCGGGGCCGTGGCCTACCGCAATCCACTCCCGGTCGCGGTGGCCCTCCAGCCCGTGTACGACACCCAGGGCACCGCCCTGGTCGTCATCACCCGAACCATCGCCCCCGCGCGCGGGGGAATCGCCCTGCCCGGTGGCTACATCGACGACCGGGAGGACTGGCGGCAGGCCGTCATACGAGAACTCCGGGAGGAAACCGGCATCGACGCCGCCGGCCGTGACGTACGGCTCGCCGACGCGATGAGCTCACCCGACGGACACCTGCTGCTGTTCGGTCTTCTGCCGGAGCGGCCCGCCGAGGGCCTGCCCTCCTCCGCCGCCACGGACGAGACAGCGGGCTGGCACCTCCTGCGCAGGCCCGAGGAACTCGCCTTCCCCCTGCACACCCTGGCCGTACGGGCCTGGTTCGAGGGCCGGTACATCTGA
- a CDS encoding M15 family metallopeptidase: protein MTRLTTVARALITAFAALLASTAPTATARAGTDPKAPEDFVALRSVDPTIIQEMRYFTPHNCVGERIDGYRQPICILTRPAAEALHKAQRKLLRQGYTLKVYDCYRPQRAVDHFVRWAEDLDDEAMKDEFYPNVDKTRLFADGYIAAKSGHSRGSTLDVTLVKLPAKPTRPYRPGEPLVPCFAPQGERFPDNSIDMGTGFDCFDTLSHTLDPRIQGLQRHNRLLLKSTLEGLGFVNLAEEWWHYTFKPEVYPDTYFDFPVSRKSLTSAH, encoded by the coding sequence ATGACACGACTCACCACCGTGGCACGGGCCCTGATCACCGCGTTCGCCGCCTTGCTGGCATCGACCGCCCCCACCGCGACCGCTCGGGCCGGCACCGATCCCAAAGCGCCGGAGGACTTCGTGGCGCTGAGAAGCGTTGACCCGACGATCATCCAGGAGATGCGCTATTTCACCCCGCACAACTGCGTCGGCGAGCGCATCGACGGCTACCGGCAGCCCATCTGCATCCTCACCCGCCCCGCCGCCGAAGCCCTCCACAAGGCCCAGCGGAAGCTCCTGCGCCAGGGCTACACGCTCAAGGTGTACGACTGCTACCGGCCACAACGGGCGGTGGACCACTTCGTCCGCTGGGCCGAGGATCTCGACGACGAGGCCATGAAGGACGAGTTCTACCCGAACGTCGACAAGACCCGGCTCTTCGCCGACGGGTACATCGCGGCGAAATCCGGCCACAGTCGCGGTTCCACCCTGGACGTCACACTCGTCAAGCTCCCGGCGAAGCCGACCCGGCCCTACCGCCCCGGAGAGCCCCTGGTGCCATGCTTCGCTCCCCAGGGCGAGCGGTTCCCCGACAACTCGATCGACATGGGGACCGGATTCGACTGCTTCGACACCCTCTCGCACACCCTCGACCCCCGCATCCAGGGCCTACAGCGCCACAACCGGCTGCTCCTCAAGAGCACCCTGGAAGGGCTCGGCTTCGTGAACCTGGCAGAGGAATGGTGGCACTACACCTTCAAGCCCGAGGTCTATCCGGACACCTACTTCGACTTCCCCGTCTCCAGGAAGTCGCTGACCAGCGCTCACTGA
- a CDS encoding PTS sugar transporter subunit IIA: protein MTTVTSPLAGRAIGLAAVPDPVFSGAMVGPGTAIDPVREPSEAVSPVDGVIVSLHPHAFVVVDESGRGVLTHLGIDTVQLNGEGFELLVNKGDTVRRGQGVVRWNPAAVEAAGKSAICPVVALEATAEALSDLRIDGEVKAGDSLFLWK from the coding sequence ATGACCACCGTGACGTCCCCGCTCGCAGGACGCGCCATCGGACTGGCAGCCGTGCCGGATCCCGTCTTCTCCGGGGCCATGGTCGGCCCGGGCACAGCGATCGACCCCGTACGTGAGCCTTCCGAGGCCGTCTCGCCCGTGGACGGCGTCATCGTCTCCCTGCACCCGCACGCGTTCGTCGTCGTCGACGAGAGCGGACGCGGCGTGCTCACCCACCTCGGTATCGACACCGTGCAACTCAACGGCGAGGGTTTCGAGCTGCTCGTGAACAAGGGCGACACCGTGAGGCGCGGTCAGGGTGTCGTGCGCTGGAACCCGGCTGCCGTCGAGGCCGCCGGCAAGTCCGCGATCTGCCCGGTCGTGGCCCTGGAGGCCACCGCCGAAGCTCTCTCCGATCTTCGCATCGACGGCGAAGTGAAGGCCGGCGACAGTCTCTTCCTCTGGAAGTGA